A genome region from Nicotiana tabacum cultivar K326 chromosome 13, ASM71507v2, whole genome shotgun sequence includes the following:
- the LOC142168116 gene encoding uncharacterized protein LOC142168116 encodes MTCGAESMQFVKPFKFLNFWIKHDTFLDVVRQNWLADFMGDHFLIFKLKLKRVKTALSHWCMLTYGDIFKKLAIREDIVRVKEILFEEDPTIENRIVLQKAQAELKKYLSFEEQFWKQKEDDAWLESQELMSLAAVEFFRRQFTQESNPTNFDILNNIPAMVTMERNMKLCRFPSFEEVKHAVFTLSGDSASGPDGFTGLFYQHCWEIVGEDIFNMVERRGKPANVVIKLDMANAYDRVSWQYALHVLGRMGFAEHYIIMIWNLLANNWEVKQGDPLSPALFILSAEVLTRTTNKLFDDKKFIGYGMPKWIDPLNHLAYADDTIIFSSADTYSLGKIVKVLTQYEQTSGQLINKS; translated from the exons ATGACTTGTGGTGCAGAGTCTATGCAGTTTGTTAAACCTTTCAAGTTTCTTAACTTTTGGATAAAGCATGACACATTTCTGGATGTGGTAAGGCAGAACTGGCTTGCAGATTTTATGGGTGATCATTTCTTGATATTCAAGCTAAAGTTAAAAAGAGTTAAAACTGCCCTGTCTCACTGGTGTATGCTAACATATGGTGACATATTCAAGAAGCTTGCAATTAGAGAGGATATTGTTAGAGTGAAGGAGATTTTATTTGAAGAAGATCCAACAATTGAGAATAGGATAGTTCTCCAAAAAGCTCAAGCTGAGCTAAAGAAATATCTTAGCTTTGAGGAGCAGTTTTGGAAGCAAAAGGAAG ATGATGCTTGGCTAGAATCTCAAGAGCTTATGTCTTTAGCTGCAGTAGAATTTTTCAGAAGACAGTTCACACAGGAAAGTAATCCTACAAACTTTGACATTCTTAACAATATACCTGCTATGGTGACTATGGAACGAAATATGAAACTGTGCAGATTCCCATCATTTGAAGAAGTGAAGCATGCAGTTTTTACTCTAAGTGGAGACAGTGCCAGTGGACCTGATGGTTTCACTGGACTATTTTACCAACATTGCTGGGAAATTGTGGGAGAGGACATATTCAACATG GTTGAGAGGAGAGGGAAGCCAGCTAATGTTGTGATTAAACTGGACATGGCTAATGCCTATGATAGAGTTTCATGGCAGTACGCCCTTCATGTACTGGGGAGAATGGGATTTGCTGAACATTACATAATCATGATCTGGAACTTGCTAGCTAACAATTG GGAGGTTAAGCAGGGTGATCCTCTATCACCTGCATTGTTTATTTTATCTGCTGAAGTCCTAACAAGAACAACGAACAAACTGTTTGACGACAAGAAATTCATAGGGTATGGCATGCCAAAATGGATTGATCCTTTGAACCATTTAGCATATGCTGATGATACAATCATCTTCAGTTCAGCGGACACATACAGTTTGGGTAAAATTGTTAAGGTTCTCACACAATATGAACAAACATCTGGACAGTTAATCAACAAGTCCTAG